A region of Pyxidicoccus parkwaysis DNA encodes the following proteins:
- a CDS encoding ABC transporter permease: MPYVLRRLGFYLLAAWASLTLNFVIPRLAPGDPASAMFARFEGRVAPEAMDALRAAFGFTNAPVHVQYFTYLRHLLAGDLGISYAYYPSRVSEVIGTGLVWTVGLAGCAVIFSFALGSFLGVLAAWNRGGWLDSAVAPALAFLGAFPYFWLAMLALYLFGFGLGWFPLRHAYSHDMEPALSFAFAADVARHAVLPAASIVVATLGGWMLSMRNTMVATLGTDTLRLAHAKGLPSRQVMLRYAARNALLPNVTGFGMALGFVLSGSLLTEIVFSYPGTGYLLILAVRNQDYPLMQGLFLVITLAVLAANFAVDLLCLWLDPRTRAHA, from the coding sequence ATGCCGTACGTCCTCCGGCGGCTCGGCTTCTATCTGCTCGCGGCGTGGGCCTCGCTCACGCTCAACTTCGTCATTCCCCGGCTCGCGCCCGGGGACCCGGCCTCGGCCATGTTCGCGCGCTTCGAGGGCCGCGTGGCGCCCGAGGCCATGGACGCGCTGCGCGCCGCCTTCGGCTTCACGAACGCGCCGGTGCACGTGCAGTACTTCACGTACCTGCGGCACCTGCTCGCGGGGGATTTGGGCATCTCCTACGCGTACTACCCATCGCGCGTGTCGGAGGTCATCGGCACGGGGCTGGTGTGGACGGTGGGGCTGGCGGGGTGCGCGGTCATCTTCAGCTTCGCGCTGGGCTCGTTCCTGGGCGTGCTGGCCGCGTGGAACCGGGGCGGATGGCTGGACTCGGCGGTGGCTCCCGCGCTCGCGTTCCTGGGGGCGTTCCCCTACTTCTGGCTGGCCATGCTGGCCCTGTACCTCTTCGGGTTCGGGCTGGGCTGGTTCCCGCTGCGCCACGCGTACTCGCATGACATGGAGCCCGCGCTGTCGTTTGCCTTCGCGGCGGACGTGGCGCGGCACGCGGTGCTGCCGGCGGCGTCCATCGTGGTGGCCACGCTGGGCGGGTGGATGCTGAGCATGCGCAACACCATGGTGGCCACGCTGGGCACGGACACGCTGCGGCTGGCGCATGCGAAGGGCCTGCCCTCGCGCCAGGTGATGCTGCGCTATGCCGCGCGCAACGCGCTTTTGCCCAACGTCACCGGCTTCGGCATGGCGCTGGGCTTCGTGCTGAGCGGCTCGCTGCTGACGGAAATCGTCTTCTCGTATCCGGGCACCGGGTACCTGCTCATCCTCGCGGTGCGCAACCAGGACTACCCGCTGATGCAGGGGCTCTTCCTGGTCATCACCCTGGCGGTGCTGGCCGCCAACTTCGCCGTGGACCTGCTCTGCCTCTGGTTGGACCCGAGGACCCGCGCCCATGCGTGA
- a CDS encoding ABC transporter ATP-binding protein — translation MSTPLLEATALSRTVPVGGFLSRARRTLLDGVSLTLERGEIVALVGESGSGKSTLARVLARLDAPDGGSLRLGGTDVLTSEKRASLAYRGRVQMVFQDPFASLNPVHTVAYHLERPLLRHGRATHADLKARVHALLESVGLTPAESFARRYPHELSGGQRQRVAVARALAVEPDVIIADEPTSMLDVSTRRGVLQLLRGLTRERGIGILFITHDLASARHLADRILVLYAGRVVESGRTSEVLAAPRHPYTRLLLSAVPDGADFLHTPLPVKAGAGPAPPRGCAFAPRCPQADARCLNTLPAEHLPAADHLVRCHLESSKGVPDDAAVPS, via the coding sequence ATGAGCACCCCTCTGCTGGAGGCCACCGCGCTGTCGCGCACCGTGCCCGTGGGAGGATTCCTCTCCCGCGCGCGCCGCACGCTGCTGGACGGTGTGTCCCTCACATTGGAGCGCGGTGAAATCGTCGCCCTCGTCGGTGAGTCCGGCAGCGGCAAGAGCACCCTGGCCCGCGTGCTCGCGCGCCTGGACGCGCCGGACGGCGGCAGCCTGCGCCTGGGCGGCACGGACGTGCTCACCAGCGAGAAGCGCGCGTCCCTGGCCTACCGCGGCCGCGTGCAGATGGTCTTCCAGGACCCGTTCGCCTCGCTCAACCCCGTCCACACCGTGGCCTATCACCTGGAGCGTCCCCTGCTCCGCCACGGCCGTGCCACGCACGCGGACCTGAAGGCGCGCGTCCACGCGCTGCTCGAATCCGTGGGCCTCACGCCCGCCGAGTCCTTCGCGCGCCGCTACCCGCACGAGCTGTCCGGAGGCCAGCGCCAGCGCGTCGCCGTGGCCCGCGCCCTCGCCGTGGAGCCCGACGTCATCATCGCGGACGAGCCCACCTCCATGCTCGACGTGTCCACGCGCAGGGGCGTGCTCCAGCTCCTGCGCGGCCTCACGCGCGAGCGTGGCATCGGCATCCTCTTCATCACCCACGACCTCGCGAGCGCACGCCACCTCGCGGACCGCATCCTCGTGCTGTACGCGGGCCGCGTCGTCGAGTCCGGCCGCACCTCCGAGGTCCTCGCCGCGCCCCGCCACCCGTACACGCGGCTGCTCCTGTCCGCCGTGCCGGACGGCGCGGACTTCCTCCACACGCCGCTGCCAGTGAAGGCCGGCGCGGGCCCTGCGCCGCCGCGCGGCTGTGCCTTCGCGCCCCGCTGTCCCCAGGCGGACGCGCGCTGTCTCAACACCCTTCCCGCTGAACACCTCCCCGCGGCGGACCACCTCGTCCGCTGCCACCTCGAGTCCTCGAAAGGAGTCCCCGACGATGCGGCAGTTCCCTCATGA
- a CDS encoding GH1 family beta-glucosidase yields MRQFPHDFLWGVATSAYQIEGATEADGRGESIWDRFSATPGKIADGTDGSVACDHYHRWREDVEQMRWLGIKSYRFSVAWPRVLPTGRGPVNRAGLDFYSRLVDGLLAAGIEPMVTLYHWDLPQALHDKGGWPARDTVSAFVEYADEVSQVLGDRVKRWITHNEPWCISVLGYANGEHAPGHKNWGEALAAAHHVLLSHGQAVSVLRSNVKNAEVGITLNLVPAQPASPSAADQDACRAFDGGFNRWYLDPLYGRGYPRDVIADHVAAGRLPSEKLDFVKPGDLEAMAAPTDFLGVNYYSRGIIRSDRIPESQNAPRTVHAEPEKTDMDWEVYAGGLTDLLVRLHKDYKPRRLYITENGAAYATGPDADGRVRDTKRVHYLRTHLEASLAAIQQGVPLGGYFAWSLLDNFEWAYGYQKRFGLIFVDYATQKRIPKDSAHLYRAVVAQNGLDVELAA; encoded by the coding sequence ATGCGGCAGTTCCCTCATGACTTTCTCTGGGGCGTGGCCACCTCCGCCTACCAGATTGAAGGCGCCACCGAAGCGGATGGGCGCGGCGAGTCCATCTGGGACCGCTTCTCCGCCACCCCGGGCAAGATTGCCGACGGGACGGACGGCAGCGTCGCGTGCGACCACTACCACCGCTGGCGCGAGGACGTGGAGCAGATGCGCTGGCTCGGCATCAAGTCCTACCGCTTCTCCGTCGCCTGGCCACGCGTGCTTCCCACCGGCCGCGGCCCGGTGAATCGCGCCGGCCTCGACTTCTACTCGCGCCTCGTGGACGGGCTGCTCGCCGCCGGCATCGAGCCCATGGTGACGCTCTACCACTGGGACCTCCCCCAGGCCCTGCACGACAAGGGCGGCTGGCCCGCGCGTGACACCGTGAGCGCCTTCGTCGAGTACGCGGACGAAGTCAGCCAGGTGCTCGGCGACCGCGTGAAGCGGTGGATTACGCACAACGAGCCGTGGTGCATCAGCGTCCTCGGCTACGCCAACGGCGAGCACGCGCCCGGCCACAAGAACTGGGGCGAGGCCCTGGCCGCCGCCCACCACGTGCTCCTGTCCCACGGACAGGCCGTGTCCGTGCTCCGCTCCAACGTGAAGAACGCCGAGGTGGGCATCACCCTCAACCTCGTGCCCGCCCAGCCCGCCTCGCCCAGCGCGGCGGACCAGGACGCGTGCCGCGCCTTCGACGGCGGATTCAACCGCTGGTACCTCGACCCCCTCTACGGCCGGGGCTACCCCAGGGACGTCATCGCGGACCACGTCGCCGCCGGGCGCCTGCCCTCCGAGAAGCTGGACTTCGTGAAGCCGGGCGATTTGGAGGCCATGGCCGCGCCCACGGACTTCCTCGGGGTGAACTACTACTCGCGCGGCATCATCCGCAGCGACCGCATCCCCGAGTCGCAGAACGCGCCTCGCACCGTCCATGCCGAGCCGGAGAAGACAGACATGGACTGGGAGGTGTACGCGGGCGGCCTCACTGATTTGCTGGTCCGTCTGCACAAGGACTACAAGCCGCGGCGCCTCTACATCACGGAGAACGGGGCCGCCTACGCCACGGGCCCCGACGCGGACGGGCGCGTGCGTGACACCAAGCGCGTGCACTACCTGCGCACGCACCTGGAGGCGTCGCTCGCCGCCATCCAGCAGGGCGTGCCGCTCGGCGGCTATTTCGCCTGGTCGCTGCTCGACAACTTCGAGTGGGCCTACGGCTATCAGAAGCGCTTCGGACTCATCTTCGTCGACTACGCCACCCAGAAGCGCATCCCCAAGGACAGCGCTCACCTCTATCGCGCCGTCGTGGCGCAAAACGGTCTGGACGTGGAGCTGGCGGCATGA
- a CDS encoding dipeptide/oligopeptide/nickel ABC transporter permease/ATP-binding protein → MRETIRSLLRHRKAAVGGSILLFFVVLAIVGPWLVMDPSDLVGRPHQPPSAEHLFGTTGQGQDVLAQTVVGARETMAVGFAVGALVTLVGALMGVTAGYLGRRVDDVLSLTTNIFLVIPGLPLAIVLGAYLPSGPLRMVVVLTVAGWAWNARVFRAEALALRNRDFVAAAVVAGESRSRIVARELLPNMASLVGSSFIGNTLYAVGAEVGLEFLGLGDVGSVTWGTNLYWAGNDAALLTRSWWIFVPTGVCIALVGFSLTLLSSAIDELTNPALRAPPAVAPVTASVTAAQTEPLPPGVLLSVRELCIDYATERGRSRVVDSVSFDIAPGEVFGLAGESGSGKSTIGYGLLRLLPPAASISQGRILLGDTDVTALGADALRSFRWAQVSMVFQSAMSALNPVLTLGEQFHDTLAAHGPTTRASSYARARELLAMVGLEPKLVDAWPHQLSGGMRQRVGIALALALQPKLVVMDEPTTALDVVVQKELLQRVLELKSRLGFAVLFITHDLPLLLALADRVGILQGGKLVEVDTAQRIRTEARHPYTRLLLSSFPHLTAADAEGPLPDMALAANERVPARAALRGGHR, encoded by the coding sequence ATGCGTGAGACCATCCGAAGCCTGCTCCGCCACCGGAAGGCCGCGGTGGGCGGGAGCATCCTGCTCTTCTTCGTCGTGCTCGCCATCGTCGGGCCGTGGCTCGTCATGGACCCGAGCGACCTCGTGGGCCGGCCGCACCAGCCGCCCTCGGCCGAGCACCTGTTCGGCACCACGGGCCAGGGCCAGGACGTGCTCGCACAGACGGTGGTGGGCGCGCGCGAGACGATGGCGGTGGGCTTCGCGGTGGGCGCGCTCGTCACGCTGGTGGGCGCACTGATGGGCGTGACGGCGGGCTACCTCGGCCGCCGGGTGGACGACGTGCTGTCGCTCACCACCAACATCTTCCTCGTCATCCCCGGACTGCCGCTGGCGATTGTGCTCGGCGCGTACCTGCCGTCCGGACCGCTGCGCATGGTGGTGGTGCTGACGGTGGCGGGCTGGGCGTGGAATGCGCGCGTGTTCCGCGCCGAGGCGCTGGCGCTGCGCAACCGCGACTTCGTGGCGGCGGCGGTGGTGGCGGGCGAGAGCCGCTCGCGCATCGTCGCCCGAGAGCTCTTGCCCAACATGGCGTCGCTGGTGGGCTCGTCGTTCATCGGGAACACGCTGTACGCGGTGGGCGCGGAGGTGGGCCTGGAGTTCCTCGGGCTGGGCGACGTGGGCTCGGTGACGTGGGGCACCAACCTGTACTGGGCGGGCAACGACGCGGCGCTGCTGACGCGCTCGTGGTGGATATTCGTGCCCACCGGCGTGTGCATCGCACTGGTGGGCTTCTCGCTGACGCTGCTGTCCTCTGCCATCGACGAGCTGACCAACCCGGCGCTGCGGGCCCCTCCGGCGGTGGCGCCGGTGACGGCCTCGGTGACGGCGGCGCAGACGGAGCCGCTGCCTCCCGGCGTGCTGCTCAGCGTGCGCGAATTGTGCATCGACTACGCGACGGAGCGCGGACGCTCACGGGTGGTGGACTCGGTGTCCTTCGACATCGCTCCGGGTGAGGTCTTTGGCCTGGCCGGTGAGTCGGGCAGCGGCAAGTCCACCATCGGCTATGGGCTGCTGCGCCTGCTGCCTCCGGCGGCGAGCATCTCGCAGGGACGCATCCTGCTGGGGGACACGGACGTCACGGCGCTGGGCGCGGACGCGCTGCGTTCGTTCCGATGGGCGCAGGTGTCCATGGTGTTCCAGAGCGCGATGAGCGCGCTCAATCCCGTGCTCACGCTGGGCGAGCAGTTCCACGACACGCTGGCGGCACATGGGCCCACCACGCGTGCGTCGTCGTATGCGCGAGCGCGCGAGCTGCTGGCCATGGTGGGGCTGGAGCCGAAGCTGGTGGATGCGTGGCCGCACCAGTTGTCCGGTGGCATGCGGCAGCGCGTGGGAATTGCCCTGGCGCTGGCGTTGCAGCCGAAGCTGGTGGTGATGGATGAGCCCACCACCGCGCTGGACGTGGTGGTGCAGAAGGAGTTGTTGCAGCGGGTGCTGGAGCTGAAGAGCCGGCTTGGCTTCGCGGTGCTGTTCATTACGCATGACCTGCCGCTGCTGCTCGCGCTGGCGGACCGGGTTGGCATCCTCCAGGGCGGCAAGCTGGTGGAGGTGGACACCGCGCAGCGCATCCGCACGGAGGCGCGGCATCCGTACACGCGCCTCCTGCTGTCGTCCTTCCCGCACCTCACCGCCGCCGATGCGGAGGGCCCGCTGCCCGACATGGCGCTCGCGGCGAATGAGCGCGTGCCCGCTCGTGCCGCGCTCCGTGGAGGTCACCGATGA